From one Rhodopirellula islandica genomic stretch:
- a CDS encoding cation:proton antiporter has protein sequence MDFLLYLALVPTLGVTAQWLAWRTKLPSILLLLLFGICLGHFVVQPDALLANLTGGDETAGPNLLFPLVSLSVAVIMFEGGLTLKLSELRESGSSSLRLCTVGAALAFIGNTLAIHWILGFDWHLSFLLGAILVVTGPTVIGPLLRQVKPSRRVASTLKWEGIVIDPIGAVLAVLVFEEVVLAQSAPHWSGALQSLVLTSAIGVGLGVAGGALLTQALRRYWVPDHLHGVAALSLALLLFALSNMMAHESGLIAVTVLGIWLTNQKHFDVEHIIELKENLRTLLIGCLFIVLGSRVNLTDLATIGMPGIGLILALIFIVRPLSVYLSLLRSPLNYREQTFIAGLAPRGIVAAAVSSVFALSMESRTDLNIPGSEQLATVTFLVIIGTVAVYGIAASPLARLLKLAEETSRGVLIAGADAWVRDFATELNAAGIPVLLVDTNYNKISQARIAGLRGECANILNEHAREDLDLSGIGRLLAMTPNDEVNSLALRECRAMFESSRLYQLTFKTKNAAGRRGLTKNLMGRELFGEGLTFTRLSEMHAAGASLKTTKLTESYSFADFQETYGEVTTVLCAITAEGGLNINTVDAPLVPVAGQTILALVSSTPVPEKHAVKASKKRSDASNDGAADADTSRERAKEAGNEEPTS, from the coding sequence ATGGATTTTTTGCTCTACCTGGCCCTCGTGCCCACGCTCGGGGTGACGGCTCAATGGTTGGCGTGGCGCACGAAGCTGCCCAGCATTCTGTTGTTGCTTCTGTTTGGAATTTGTTTGGGGCACTTTGTTGTCCAGCCTGACGCGTTGCTGGCCAATCTGACGGGCGGCGATGAGACAGCCGGGCCCAATCTTTTGTTCCCGCTGGTGTCGTTGTCGGTCGCCGTCATCATGTTCGAAGGCGGGCTGACGCTGAAGCTGAGTGAGCTTCGAGAGTCAGGTTCATCTTCGTTGAGGCTGTGCACGGTGGGGGCTGCCTTGGCCTTCATCGGCAACACGTTGGCGATCCACTGGATCCTAGGATTTGACTGGCACCTGAGCTTTTTGCTGGGGGCGATCCTGGTGGTGACAGGGCCGACGGTGATCGGTCCGTTGCTGAGGCAAGTCAAACCGAGCCGCAGGGTGGCATCGACTTTGAAGTGGGAAGGGATTGTCATCGATCCCATCGGCGCTGTGTTGGCTGTGCTGGTGTTCGAAGAGGTGGTGCTGGCGCAATCTGCGCCTCATTGGTCTGGGGCGTTGCAATCGCTGGTGCTGACCTCCGCGATCGGTGTGGGCCTGGGAGTTGCCGGCGGAGCGTTGCTGACTCAGGCGCTGCGTCGTTACTGGGTGCCGGATCATTTGCACGGTGTCGCCGCATTGTCGCTGGCGTTGTTGTTGTTCGCGCTGAGCAACATGATGGCACACGAATCCGGTTTGATCGCGGTGACGGTGTTGGGAATTTGGTTGACCAACCAAAAGCACTTTGATGTTGAACACATCATCGAGTTGAAAGAGAACCTGCGAACACTGCTGATTGGCTGTCTGTTCATCGTGCTGGGGTCGCGTGTCAACTTGACCGACTTGGCCACGATTGGGATGCCGGGGATTGGTTTGATTCTCGCGTTGATCTTCATCGTGCGTCCGCTGTCCGTTTACTTGTCTCTGTTGCGAAGCCCGCTGAACTATCGCGAGCAGACGTTCATCGCCGGGTTGGCACCTCGCGGGATTGTTGCGGCGGCGGTGAGCAGTGTGTTTGCGTTGTCGATGGAAAGCCGCACGGATTTGAACATCCCGGGTTCGGAACAATTGGCGACGGTGACGTTCTTGGTGATTATTGGAACGGTTGCGGTTTACGGAATTGCGGCGTCCCCGCTGGCTCGGTTGTTGAAGTTGGCAGAGGAAACCAGCCGTGGTGTTTTGATTGCGGGGGCGGACGCTTGGGTGCGAGACTTCGCGACCGAATTGAACGCCGCAGGGATTCCGGTGCTGCTTGTCGACACGAACTACAACAAAATCAGTCAGGCTCGAATCGCCGGGCTTCGCGGCGAGTGCGCCAACATTCTGAACGAGCACGCCCGCGAAGATTTGGATCTCTCGGGGATCGGTCGGTTGTTGGCGATGACGCCCAATGACGAAGTCAACTCATTGGCGCTGCGGGAATGTCGCGCGATGTTTGAGTCGTCGCGGTTGTATCAATTGACATTCAAGACGAAGAATGCGGCGGGACGTCGCGGGTTGACCAAGAACTTGATGGGACGGGAATTGTTTGGCGAAGGGCTGACCTTCACACGGTTGTCGGAAATGCACGCGGCGGGAGCGTCATTGAAGACCACAAAGCTGACGGAGTCGTACTCCTTTGCCGATTTTCAAGAGACGTATGGTGAAGTGACAACCGTGTTGTGTGCGATCACGGCGGAAGGCGGATTGAACATCAACACCGTCGATGCGCCGCTTGTTCCGGTGGCGGGGCAAACGATCTTGGCGTTGGTCAGCAGCACACCGGTACCTGAGAAGCACGCGGTCAAGGCGTCGAAGAAGCGGAGCGACGCGAGCAACGACGGCGCCGCGGATGCGGACACCAGTCGCGAGCGTGCCAAGGAAGCCGGCAACGAGGAGCCCACGTCGTGA
- a CDS encoding glycosyltransferase: protein MLESFGHEVTRFTRLNDSMSGAGAITNARMTVWNSAIAREIQAIVKQKQIDVVHFHNTFPAISPAAIKAAHQAGAATVLTLHNSRILCPKAVCFRDGRPCTECVAARFAAPAIRHACFHESRLASGVVAVKNWLHRTRKTYQRYLDVAIAPTQFVKTRYEESGHPMPPIAVKPHFVESDLPLGEGDGGYALFVGRLSEEKGLKVLLDAWDRLTQPIPLKVIGDGPLKHLVDRPRENVEYLGRLDQAAVYRTMADAAMLILPSHCAESFGRVVVEAYACGTPVVCANQGGQAELVHPSVGALFRSGDAEELASVVDRFVENAEQTIAMREMARREYESKYTAAINHDQLMAIYQDALTARGRNQVSRNGAPDLRIDSQHPANAANVPRVSEASPSQNETDSSENISHPEQAHDEPMRDHDKLGRRTSSGSTLG from the coding sequence TTGTTGGAATCGTTTGGCCATGAGGTCACACGGTTCACGCGTCTGAACGATTCGATGTCTGGTGCGGGAGCGATCACAAATGCTCGGATGACGGTTTGGAATTCGGCCATCGCCCGCGAAATCCAGGCGATCGTGAAGCAGAAGCAGATCGACGTGGTGCATTTCCACAACACGTTCCCAGCGATCTCGCCGGCTGCGATCAAGGCGGCTCATCAGGCCGGGGCTGCGACCGTTTTGACACTGCATAATTCGCGGATTTTGTGTCCCAAGGCGGTGTGTTTTCGGGACGGGCGACCTTGCACGGAGTGTGTCGCCGCACGGTTTGCGGCTCCCGCAATTCGCCATGCCTGTTTTCACGAGAGCCGATTGGCGTCGGGCGTTGTCGCCGTGAAAAATTGGTTGCATCGGACACGAAAGACGTATCAGCGTTATCTCGATGTCGCGATCGCACCGACCCAGTTTGTCAAAACCCGTTACGAGGAATCGGGGCATCCAATGCCTCCGATCGCTGTCAAGCCTCACTTCGTTGAATCGGACCTTCCGCTCGGGGAAGGGGACGGTGGTTACGCCCTGTTTGTGGGCCGTTTGAGTGAAGAAAAAGGATTGAAAGTTCTGCTGGATGCTTGGGACCGGCTGACCCAGCCCATCCCGCTGAAGGTGATCGGGGACGGTCCGCTCAAGCACTTGGTGGATCGACCGCGGGAAAACGTGGAGTACTTGGGCCGTTTGGACCAGGCGGCGGTCTATCGGACGATGGCTGACGCGGCGATGTTGATTTTGCCGTCTCACTGTGCGGAATCGTTCGGCCGGGTGGTGGTCGAAGCGTATGCCTGCGGAACACCGGTTGTGTGCGCGAACCAAGGCGGTCAAGCTGAGCTAGTACACCCATCCGTGGGGGCTTTGTTTCGCAGCGGTGACGCGGAGGAACTGGCCTCGGTGGTGGATCGTTTTGTTGAGAACGCGGAGCAAACCATCGCGATGCGTGAAATGGCTCGCCGGGAGTATGAGTCCAAGTACACCGCGGCGATCAACCACGATCAACTGATGGCGATCTATCAAGACGCTTTGACCGCACGCGGACGAAACCAAGTGAGCCGCAACGGCGCTCCGGATTTGCGAATTGATTCGCAGCACCCGGCCAATGCAGCGAACGTGCCTCGTGTTTCGGAGGCGTCGCCCTCGCAAAACGAAACCGATTCCTCCGAAAACATCTCGCACCCTGAACAGGCTCATGACGAACCGATGCGTGATCACGACAAGCTGGGACGACGGACATCCTCAGGATCAACGCTTGGCTGA
- a CDS encoding GumC family protein produces MNERSFAEADHFRPLRLNDLWRAVARHRLSAVLWTIVLLPVLALGVFLIPAQFDSYSQLLIRLGRGAVSMDPTATLSPTVSLQDSRASQVNSVREMLQSRAIAQKVVKKVGVERILEPRSLLSKTMQKISSMVPSGAAKPMGDLSAEEVEAQLAEEMAINAFQESMNLYMAKDAYTIDLEVRSEDPFLSRDLLRALVQIYRQHHAMAHSSLGSSEFFEEQSKLSYKRAVEAKEKLRVAKTERGIIDIGSAQSALRSLISQVESNLVDVEYELASAVSERARLIEQVGEQPETLQTQTIRGIPKATGDSMRQALYELEVRYKEQSLKLSDDHPKLKVLREQLEAATEISQSEQGERPQTTESTNPVRQALVMSLQQTETRLSGLESKHENLKSQAEFLKEELTQLNRDEVQLAELGWETALAEAEYMRTAENRDNARLIDQLSSGAVSEIAVVQEPSLGLKKVKPKRSILLVLAAMLAVGFGIVQALIRGLLATPHSAEMDTNRQPPTRRRSDAGHGRYRGTDSVRGFNKPPESEPAAETEENGGLTTVPR; encoded by the coding sequence ATGAATGAACGTTCCTTTGCCGAAGCCGATCATTTCCGCCCATTGCGTCTGAATGACCTCTGGCGGGCGGTTGCTCGCCACCGATTGTCAGCGGTGTTGTGGACGATCGTGTTGCTGCCCGTGTTGGCGCTGGGGGTCTTCTTGATCCCGGCCCAGTTTGATTCCTATAGTCAATTGTTGATTCGATTGGGACGCGGCGCCGTCTCGATGGATCCCACGGCGACGCTTTCGCCAACCGTTTCGCTGCAAGACAGTCGGGCGTCGCAGGTCAACAGTGTTCGAGAGATGTTGCAGTCGCGAGCGATCGCTCAAAAAGTGGTCAAAAAGGTTGGCGTTGAAAGGATCTTGGAACCACGCAGCTTGCTGTCCAAGACGATGCAGAAGATCAGTTCGATGGTGCCCAGCGGGGCCGCAAAACCCATGGGCGATTTGTCGGCGGAAGAAGTGGAAGCTCAGCTCGCCGAAGAGATGGCGATCAATGCGTTTCAGGAATCGATGAATTTGTACATGGCCAAGGATGCCTACACGATCGATTTGGAGGTCCGGTCGGAGGACCCCTTCTTGTCGCGTGATTTGCTCAGGGCGTTGGTTCAGATCTATCGCCAGCACCACGCGATGGCCCACAGTTCACTCGGGTCGTCGGAGTTCTTCGAAGAGCAATCCAAGTTGTCTTACAAGCGAGCGGTGGAGGCAAAAGAAAAGCTTCGAGTTGCCAAAACCGAACGCGGTATCATCGACATCGGCTCGGCTCAGTCGGCGTTGCGTTCCCTGATCAGCCAGGTCGAAAGCAATTTGGTGGACGTCGAGTATGAACTGGCATCCGCGGTGTCGGAGCGAGCTCGATTGATCGAACAGGTCGGCGAGCAGCCGGAAACGTTGCAAACGCAAACGATTCGTGGGATTCCCAAAGCGACCGGCGACTCGATGCGTCAGGCGTTGTATGAGTTGGAAGTTCGCTACAAGGAACAATCACTGAAGTTGAGTGACGACCATCCCAAGCTCAAAGTGTTGCGAGAACAACTGGAAGCGGCAACCGAGATCTCACAATCGGAGCAAGGCGAGCGGCCTCAGACGACCGAGTCGACCAATCCGGTTCGGCAGGCACTGGTGATGTCGCTGCAGCAGACCGAAACTCGGCTGTCTGGTTTGGAATCCAAGCATGAGAACCTGAAGTCGCAAGCGGAGTTTCTGAAGGAAGAACTGACGCAATTGAACCGGGACGAGGTGCAATTGGCCGAGCTGGGCTGGGAAACCGCGTTGGCGGAAGCCGAGTACATGCGGACGGCTGAGAATCGCGACAACGCTCGGTTGATCGATCAACTGTCGTCGGGTGCCGTCAGTGAAATCGCTGTCGTCCAAGAACCCTCGTTGGGCCTCAAGAAGGTCAAACCGAAACGTTCGATTCTGTTGGTGTTGGCGGCAATGCTGGCGGTGGGATTTGGAATTGTCCAAGCCCTGATTCGCGGGTTGCTGGCGACGCCTCATTCAGCCGAAATGGACACCAATCGGCAACCGCCCACTCGCCGCCGAAGCGATGCGGGACACGGGCGCTACCGCGGAACCGACAGCGTTCGCGGGTTCAACAAACCTCCTGAATCGGAACCTGCGGCCGAAACCGAAGAAAATGGCGGGTTGACGACGGTACCCCGCTAA
- the sufU gene encoding Fe-S cluster assembly sulfur transfer protein SufU translates to MPNEQDIYEEHVLDHYEDPYHHGTLDSASHMDEGKNPLCGDRIVITLRLDDSGKVSEAWFEGEGCVISQASASMLIELMEGKTVDEVKAFTAEEMLELFGPKLTPNRQKCCLLSWKILQSALHSPVNEDGDSSAPGGPSLGEEQ, encoded by the coding sequence ATGCCGAACGAGCAGGACATTTACGAAGAGCACGTGCTAGATCACTACGAAGATCCTTACCACCACGGGACGCTGGATTCCGCCAGCCACATGGACGAGGGAAAGAACCCGTTGTGCGGTGATCGAATTGTGATCACATTGCGGCTGGATGATTCCGGGAAGGTGTCAGAGGCTTGGTTTGAAGGCGAGGGCTGTGTGATCAGCCAGGCCTCCGCGTCGATGCTGATTGAGCTGATGGAAGGCAAAACGGTTGACGAAGTGAAGGCTTTCACGGCGGAAGAAATGCTGGAGTTGTTCGGTCCCAAGCTGACCCCCAATCGCCAAAAATGCTGCTTATTGTCGTGGAAGATTCTGCAATCGGCGTTGCATTCCCCAGTCAACGAAGACGGTGATTCCTCCGCACCGGGCGGCCCATCGCTTGGGGAAGAGCAGTGA
- a CDS encoding DUF1254 domain-containing protein, with translation MSLRLVFPVFAAVVVAGLASADPPKMKMTTPIPPGIATPDKLETRIGTLTSFDGVPDKKTTALVYDQLAFQRATQAFLSTIQVSSMGAMEKGIREFGPPNTTALLFEQLLDSKALWLTPNTVSIYQTMWLELGDEPMVLETPPKVLGIIDDAWFRYVADFGNAGPDRGKGGKFLLVPPGYKGDLPEEGYYVYHTKTYGNWMVWRGFQVDGSTEPAIAATKKFLKVYPLSQKDNPPAIQFVNLSGKENCTIHRMDYGYWEELNTTIQDEPLDVGGLSPEIRGMLAAIGIEKGKEFAPDDRMKKILTEAAMVGAVTARALAARPEEERFYVYPGERVWTNPFIDGHYDFLMNGMTLLDSRAYMHFYATGITPAMAIKNVGVGSQYLIGYLDKEGEALDGNKTYKIHLPPNVPAKDFWSFTVYDCQTRSELQTDQQFAGIDNNSEGLKANADGSYDVYFSPQPPEGKEGNWIQTVPGKSWNTIFRLYGPLESFYDKTWKPNDPELVE, from the coding sequence ATGTCATTGCGTCTTGTGTTCCCGGTGTTCGCCGCCGTCGTCGTTGCCGGGCTCGCTTCGGCTGATCCGCCGAAGATGAAAATGACCACGCCCATTCCACCTGGGATCGCCACTCCAGACAAGCTGGAGACTCGGATTGGCACGTTGACATCGTTTGATGGTGTGCCGGACAAAAAGACAACGGCATTGGTTTACGATCAACTTGCTTTTCAGCGTGCCACGCAGGCCTTCCTTTCGACCATTCAGGTCTCGTCGATGGGAGCGATGGAAAAGGGGATTCGTGAGTTTGGGCCCCCCAACACGACAGCGTTGTTGTTTGAACAACTGTTGGATTCGAAGGCACTTTGGTTGACTCCGAACACTGTTTCGATCTACCAGACGATGTGGTTGGAACTTGGTGATGAGCCAATGGTCCTGGAAACTCCTCCCAAGGTGCTCGGCATCATCGATGACGCTTGGTTCCGTTACGTGGCTGACTTTGGCAACGCCGGTCCCGATCGCGGCAAAGGCGGCAAGTTCCTGCTGGTTCCTCCGGGATACAAAGGCGATTTGCCCGAGGAGGGATACTACGTCTACCACACCAAGACCTATGGGAACTGGATGGTTTGGCGAGGGTTTCAAGTGGATGGTTCGACGGAGCCCGCGATTGCAGCAACCAAGAAGTTTCTCAAGGTGTACCCGTTGTCTCAGAAAGACAACCCGCCAGCGATCCAGTTCGTGAATCTGTCTGGCAAAGAGAACTGCACCATCCACCGGATGGACTACGGGTACTGGGAGGAGTTGAATACAACCATCCAGGACGAGCCGCTGGACGTGGGTGGTTTGTCACCGGAAATTCGCGGCATGCTGGCTGCGATCGGCATTGAGAAGGGCAAGGAGTTCGCGCCGGACGATCGGATGAAGAAGATTCTGACCGAGGCCGCGATGGTTGGGGCCGTGACCGCACGTGCATTGGCAGCACGCCCCGAGGAGGAACGCTTTTATGTCTATCCCGGGGAAAGAGTCTGGACGAATCCCTTCATTGACGGGCATTACGACTTTCTGATGAACGGGATGACGTTGTTGGATTCGCGTGCCTACATGCATTTCTATGCGACTGGGATCACGCCGGCGATGGCGATCAAGAATGTCGGCGTGGGTTCGCAGTATTTGATTGGGTACCTCGACAAAGAGGGCGAGGCGCTTGATGGGAACAAGACCTACAAAATTCACCTGCCGCCCAATGTGCCGGCGAAAGATTTCTGGTCGTTCACCGTTTACGACTGCCAGACGCGTTCGGAGCTCCAAACGGACCAGCAATTCGCAGGGATCGACAACAATTCGGAGGGGTTGAAGGCCAACGCGGACGGATCCTACGACGTCTATTTCTCGCCCCAGCCACCGGAAGGGAAAGAAGGCAATTGGATTCAGACGGTTCCAGGAAAGAGTTGGAACACGATCTTTCGATTGTACGGGCCGCTTGAGTCTTTCTACGACAAGACATGGAAGCCCAACGATCCGGAATTGGTGGAGTGA
- a CDS encoding polysaccharide deacetylase family protein, whose product MAELLDRYGLAATFYIPRNSQLETLPEEKIRELSQRFEIGAHTMEHLALTTLPDVEAERQIHDSGAWVADVTGQSCAMFCPPLGKYQREHVNAIARHGFIGYRTVELLRVDPPKRRVRGDYVRGDKGWELSSMPTSVQAHPHPRSVYVRNAIKRASWTPLHYAWTIAGKTDWMGLAEVMLARAAQTGGVFHLWGHSWEIEENEQWKNLEKVFAMLSQAVESGWAVTASNGEVCSAESPASLF is encoded by the coding sequence TTGGCTGAGTTGCTGGATCGTTACGGCTTGGCGGCCACGTTCTACATCCCTCGCAATTCACAGCTGGAGACATTGCCCGAAGAGAAGATCCGTGAGTTGAGCCAGCGGTTTGAGATCGGCGCTCACACGATGGAGCACTTGGCATTGACGACGTTGCCGGACGTGGAGGCCGAACGGCAGATTCATGACAGCGGGGCTTGGGTTGCGGATGTGACCGGGCAATCGTGTGCGATGTTTTGCCCGCCGCTGGGAAAGTACCAACGGGAACACGTCAACGCGATCGCTCGCCATGGTTTCATCGGCTATCGAACGGTGGAGTTGCTGCGAGTCGATCCGCCCAAACGCCGTGTTCGCGGCGACTACGTTCGCGGCGACAAGGGCTGGGAGTTGTCATCAATGCCGACTTCCGTGCAGGCTCACCCGCACCCGCGTTCGGTCTACGTTCGAAACGCGATCAAACGAGCCTCCTGGACGCCCCTTCACTACGCATGGACGATCGCGGGGAAGACGGATTGGATGGGATTGGCCGAGGTGATGCTGGCGCGGGCAGCTCAAACAGGGGGCGTGTTCCATCTGTGGGGGCACAGCTGGGAAATCGAGGAAAACGAACAGTGGAAGAACCTTGAAAAGGTGTTCGCCATGCTTTCACAGGCGGTTGAGTCCGGCTGGGCCGTCACGGCGAGCAATGGAGAGGTGTGCTCCGCCGAAAGCCCCGCTTCCCTTTTTTGA
- a CDS encoding aminotransferase class V-fold PLP-dependent enzyme, protein MSVTTSTSPLDVAKIRDDFPILNTQSASGRPLVYFDNAATTQRPNAVIDAMSRCYREYYSNVHRGIHTLSEASTGAYENARATVASFMNASTTSEVVFAAGTTAAINTVARSWGDQNLSSGDVILLLISEHHANIVPWHQLAERVGCRVEFIAINDDFLIDDEAVASAIQTHQPKLFAFGAASNTLGTEYPVKRWTQLAHDVGATVLIDAAQAAPHWQLDVQDWGADFVVFSGHKVCGPTGIGVLWGRESLLDSMPPFLGGGGMIDTVTTDGFTSHSLPEKFEAGTPPIVEAIGLEAAVKYLLQIGMDNIHAHERQLGSRADAGLREIAGVRVIGPTPKHKGGINSFVVEGVHAHDVSQFLDGQGVAVRAGHHCTMPLHNAIGVSATSRASCYFYNTIDEVDVFLQAVSDVRDRFAKTGRRRRSRESRSET, encoded by the coding sequence GTGAGTGTGACCACATCCACCTCGCCGTTGGACGTCGCGAAAATCCGTGACGACTTCCCCATTTTGAACACTCAATCGGCCAGTGGTCGACCGCTGGTGTATTTCGACAACGCGGCCACCACGCAGCGTCCCAATGCCGTCATCGATGCGATGAGTCGATGCTATCGGGAATACTACAGCAACGTTCATCGTGGGATTCACACGTTGAGCGAAGCGTCGACAGGAGCCTACGAAAACGCACGCGCGACTGTGGCTTCGTTCATGAACGCGTCGACGACCAGCGAGGTCGTCTTTGCCGCGGGAACCACCGCCGCGATCAACACGGTGGCGAGATCCTGGGGCGACCAGAATCTTTCGTCAGGCGACGTGATTCTGTTGCTGATCAGCGAACACCACGCGAACATCGTTCCTTGGCATCAGTTGGCCGAACGTGTCGGTTGCCGGGTGGAGTTCATCGCGATCAACGACGACTTTTTGATCGATGATGAGGCGGTTGCTTCCGCGATTCAGACGCACCAACCCAAGTTGTTCGCGTTTGGTGCCGCCAGCAACACGCTCGGCACCGAGTACCCGGTCAAACGCTGGACCCAGCTGGCTCATGATGTGGGTGCGACCGTGTTGATTGACGCAGCGCAAGCCGCCCCGCACTGGCAGCTGGATGTGCAGGACTGGGGGGCGGACTTTGTCGTCTTCAGCGGCCACAAGGTTTGTGGACCGACCGGAATCGGCGTGCTCTGGGGACGCGAAAGTTTGTTGGATTCCATGCCTCCGTTTTTGGGTGGTGGCGGGATGATCGACACGGTCACGACGGATGGGTTCACGTCCCATTCCTTGCCCGAGAAATTCGAAGCTGGCACGCCGCCGATTGTCGAAGCGATTGGTCTGGAAGCGGCAGTGAAGTACCTGCTCCAGATCGGCATGGACAACATTCATGCCCATGAACGTCAGCTTGGTTCGCGTGCCGACGCGGGGCTTCGTGAGATCGCTGGCGTCCGTGTGATCGGGCCGACGCCCAAGCACAAAGGCGGGATCAATAGCTTTGTGGTCGAAGGGGTTCACGCACACGACGTGTCCCAGTTTCTCGATGGTCAGGGCGTGGCGGTTCGCGCAGGGCACCATTGCACGATGCCTCTGCACAATGCGATTGGGGTCTCCGCGACCTCGCGAGCGAGTTGCTATTTCTACAACACGATCGATGAAGTCGACGTGTTCTTGCAAGCCGTTTCGGATGTGCGAGACCGTTTCGCGAAAACCGGGCGACGTCGTCGTTCACGCGAGAGTCGATCTGAGACATGA